Within Thermococcus indicus, the genomic segment TGTGGCCCACCCGATAGATGTGGAAGAGTTTCTTCCCATTCTGGAGAAAGTCCGCCACGGGAGGCCGCTGGAGAGGAGGGAAGAGAGAACCTACAGGAAGCTTTTAAAGGCGGCAGATCTCGTGGACAGCTATGGCTTCGAGGCGGTCTTGGCGTTGGCCAGCTACGGGACCGGCCCCGACACGGCGGCGAGGATTTTAGCCCAGTACAAAGGAGACGCCCTCCTCGTCGCCCTCATGGAGAGGGAGAGGCAGTTCATAAGGACGAGAAGGTTTTGGGTGGACAAGAAGAAGAAAGACGGAGACGACTAACGAGTTACCAATACAGAAAGTTATTTAAGTATCGCCCCAATACTTGTATATGGGTGTTTACGTTGTTCAGCACACGGCCCGTGAGAAAAGAGGGGGAGCTGTTTGGCGAGGCACATAAGAAAGCCATTGAGATGCTTTGGGAAGCTATCCAGAACGGGGAGTTTGTGGCGGTTCTCGGGCCCAGACGGGTGGGAAAGACCAGCGTCATAAACGTTTTCCTGAACAAGTACGGTTCGAGATTTTACTATCTGTACTACGACCTTGCTTTTGGGATGGGGCGGGGAGCAATAAGCTATACAGAGCTGACACCAGTCAAACTCAGGATTCCCCAGAGAAAACTTGAGTATTCGGCTTTATTGAACTTGGGTATCGTTAAAATGGACGTCCGCCCGGGGAGCATCGTGGAGTTCCAGAACGCGTTTTTGGGCCTCTTAAGGTTTCTAAACAAAAAGGGAACAAAAACCATAATCGTTTTTGATGAAGCCCAGGTTCTTCCACGATTCACACCCCTAAACATGCTCGGATTGCTCCAGACGATCTCAGACTCATTCGAGAACATCTCCGTTGTTCTCACTGGTTCAATGCCAGGCCTCCTTGAAAGGATGATAAACCCAAGCGGGGAGAAGCCTTTCTTTGCCAGGTATGTGGAGAGAATCAACATAGAACGCTGGAACGCCGAGGAAGGTTTTGAGTACCTAAGGCGGGGCCTGCCCAGCGCTGAACCGGAGGAGCTGAGAGAAGCCACCACCGAACTCTCGGGGGTTCCTGGATTTCTCGCGTACTACGGAAAACTGAGGACAAAGGGCCTGTCCCATTCCCGGGCCCTTGAGGAGACCATGAACTACGCGGTCAGGCTTTGGAGCGAGGACCTGAGAAACTTTATCCGGATATACCATTCCCCGGGCTACATCGTCGCGCTCAAGAGGGTTGCCAAGGGACCTTCCTCCGGAACGAGCACGGAGGAGATAATAACCGAGGTGAAGGCAGTTCTCGGGCTCTCGGAGGTGAGAATAAAGAACATACTAAGAAACCTCGTGGATGCGGGTTTGCTTCTCCGCCCAAGAAGGGGCCGTTATGTAATTCCCGAAAGGCCGCTCAGGAAAGCCGTTCTCAGGTTCAGCCTCCGAACCTTTTAATCCCCTCCACGTTCCCCTTCTGGACGAGCCTGAGAAGCTTGACCGCGTGGAAGAGAGCCTGAGCGTCTTTCTCCTTGAGAAAGCGGTCTATGAGCTTAATAAGCTCTTCCTCGGCCTTCTCCATCGCGCCCTTTGAGAAGTCCGAGAATTCGAGGGCCTTTGCCACGGCGAGGACCTCGGGCGGAATTCCAGAGTTCCCTAAGGAAGGATGGACCGATTTTGCCTGTTCTATCTTCTTCCCGCTTATCTCCGCCAGGAACTGCCTGAACTCTTCAAGTTCTGGCTCTACCTCGATGCCGTTTCTCTTGAGGATGCCTACAGGATCATCCACCTCGTGAAGAGCCTTCCTATTACTCTCAGGTTTGGATGGTTTGGTTCGGGCCACATTTTATCTATTATCTTAAGGTAATCCCCTCTTGATCGCTTGCTTTAGCTTTTCCTCATCGGCAACGGGTATTTCCTTTGTGGCTTATCACGAACTGTGCTATCATGTCAGGGTTTTCTTTTAGGCGATCGTAACTCATATTTTCAAGAATAGGCTATCCATCGCATCCCCGATGGCATGGCCGACAGAAGGGTGATACGTGCTCTCGTGGTTTGCTACTATGAGCGCGAGCAATCCGTGAATGAGCGAATACCCCTTCAGCCGTGCATCTTCCTTCATTATGATGTAGTCAGAGTATTTTTTACTGATTGAATGTATTTTATGCTTGTTGATTTGATCGTCGTATTTAGCATCCATTAGTTTCTTTATCTTTTCAAAGTTTCCTTCCGGATCCATACGCGCAAGGAGCAGGAGGTACCCTTTCTTTGGATATCCTGTTGTGGAATATTCGCTCGAATATTCTGGTGCGATCTTTGGGAAATCTTCTTTTACCATTTTAGCGTCTTTTTTCTTCTTCTCCTTCTTCCCCCCAAAGATGAACATCCCGAACAAAGGCAAAAGCGACAACCTCACCACCCACCCAACTACGGCGATGGAAAAGAAAAGGTTTTCGAAATCCTTCAGAAGAAGTCCTCTAAATCCCAAGCCAAGTATCCTTCCTCCCTCAGCCCATCCTTGTTCTCAATCACCCGCGCAATAATGCCAAACTGGAAACTTCCATCAAAGCGGACAAGCTTTGCTTTACTCTCCAGTTCCCTTAAAACCCCCCTCGCGTCCCTCTCGCTCAACTCCTTCCATTTGACCTCAATCAGCGTTGCGGTGTTCCCATTCAGGACCACGATGTCGATCTCCTCTCCCCTGAACCACCATCTGCCGAGGGTCTCGAACTCAATCGGCCTTTTGAGGAGGAGAAACTCCCTTGCCAGGTCCTCGAAGCGAACCGAAAAGACCCTGTAGAGGTCGTCGAGCTTGGCAGTTCCCGAGGCAATATCGACCATCTGGGGATAAACCAGAAGGAACCAGCTCAGTAGAACCGGGTCGCTTATTTTGTAAAGGCTCACCTTCCTGCTCCCGAGGATTGGGGTTTCTTTCTCAACGAACCCGAGCCTCATCAGCGTTTCGAGATAGGGGTAAACGCTCCTTGCGGGAAGGCCGAGGTAGTTGGCAATCCGCTCGAGCCTTCTGTTTCCTTCGGCGATTGCCCTGAGGATTGAGAAGTAGGTCTTCAGCTCCCTCAGCTCCTCGCCGAGGATAACGTATGGCTCGTCGTAGAAGAGGCCGTAGTCGCTCAGGAACTCCTCCCCAATGAACTCTTCAACTGAGGAATAACGCGAGGCGAGCCTCAGATAGGGTGGAATCCCCCCGACGAGCATGTAAGCTTTTATACCGTAGGTCTTATCGTCAAAGAACTTCAGGGCATTGAGGTAGTTCAGTGGCTTGAGGTGAATGCTCCTCGTCCTCCTCCCGTAGAGGGGCGACGCGTGGCTTAGAACATCGTCCCACATCATGCCAAGCAGAGAGCCAGATATCACGAGCATGACGTTCTTCTCGCTCAGAACCCCATCCCATACCCTCTGAAGGTCGCTGAGGATCTTTCGGTCGGACTTTATGGCGTAGGTGAACTCGTCGAGGACTATTAAGCAGCCATCAACACTCCCGGCGAGGTAGTTGAGCAAGTCGAGCCAGTTATCCGTCTCGACTTTCAAGATTAGCTCGTCTCCAAGGAATGAGGCAATCGCACGCTTGAACTCCCTCATCTGGACCTCTTTGATGGCCTCGGGAAACGTGAAGAAGAACGTCTTCCTGCCTCTGGAAAACTCCCTCAGAAGCCTTGTCTTTCCAACCCTTCGCCTGCCGTAGAGAACCACGAAAGACGGCCTGTTCTCCCACTCCCTTTCGAGAACTTTCATTTCTCTCTCGCGATCTATGAACTGCACAGCCTTCACCATTTTTTTCTAAGCACGATTATATATAAATACGTTTCGACTTAACTCCCCACCAGTTACTGGTGACCCCCTACCTAAAGGCGTGCTCCACCAGTGGGTCAGGGATAAAGTAGCCCTCAACCGTCTTTTCCAGATAGCCGTAGCGGACGAGGCTGTTGAGGACGTTGGAGAAGTTCTTATCGTCTATTCTCTTTCCCTCAAGGAGCTCTACGGTCTCCTTTATCTCCTTCCAGCGGTGTTTTCCGTTTGCCACGGCCCTCATTGCCAGCTCGTAGCGGTGGGAGAGCTTTTTTAGGGCCGAGAATTCTGCGAGGATTAGTCTTCTCGCGTCCTCTTTGAGCCTGTTCAGGGCTTCCCTGTGGGACATCCCAAGGTAGCGATTGTAGCCGTAGAGGGTCAGCCAGCCAACTATTCCGTCGAGTTCGCCAACAGCTTCCTCGATTTCATCTTCCGGGACGTTCAGCCCTATTTCCTCAAAACCTTGCCTGAGGAAATCTCTGCTCTGCCTCCTCTCAAACCTTTTCAGTCTTATCTCCCTGTGGGCCCTCCCGAAGAGGGCTGATTCTGGGTCATGAAGGCCCAAAAAATCCTCCAGCAGACCTATCTCCGAGCCAGTCAAGATGAAGCTCACGTTTTGAAGTTCGTCCATCGCCCAGGCTATTAGCTCCGCGTACCTTGAGTTCGAGAACCTCAGGTACTGGGCCTCGTCGATGGCTATTATGAAGCGCTCCCCGATGGTGTCTATGCGTTCAAGGACCTCGTGGAGACTCACACTCCTATCAACGCTCAGTTCTATCCCCAGACCCCCAATGCGAACCCCCTTGAGGGATTTCAATGCTTCTTTGGCACGTTCCTTCGTGGAGCCCTTGAGGTAACCCTCAAGTATGAGCTTTCCGATGGCCTCCTTTGGAGCGCTTCCGAACTCGGAGTACACCTTTCTCGCATCGATCTTAACGCTCCTGTAAGAGAGCTCGTTCAGTGCAACGTTCAGAAGGGAGCTCTTGCCGAGACGCCTGATCCCAAGGAGTACAACGAGTGGCAGACCCTTCTCTATCGAGTTTTCAATCAGAGAAAGCTCCTCCTCGCGGTCATATAGCTCCTCCCTTCTCATCTTGGGTTTAGGGTTGAACAGCATACCCTCACCAGTAACTGGTGGGGGGTCCTGCTTAAAAAGGTTGGGTCAAAAGGAAAAAAGAAATGCTCACTCGGCCTTCCCGTAAATCTCGTTCAAAGCCTTCAAGAACTCGCTGGCAGTGACAACGTCCCTGACGTCGATGTGCTCGTTCTTGGTGTGCGATATGTCGAGGTTGCCCGGGCCAAAGACTATGGTTCTGGTTCCGTTGTACATGAAGTTTATGGCATCCGTCCAGCTCCGCATTCCGCCGAACTCGTCTATCTCGGTAACCTCCATCGCCTTTTTCGCCAGCTGGACGATCTCCTCGTCCGGTTCGAGCTCGTAGCCGTCCCATATCTCGGTGTACTCGTACTTCAGGGTGTACTCGTCGAATATCGGGTCGAGCAGGTCGAGAATGTCCTCGACTTCCTGGTCAGGGAGGAGGCGAGCCTCCAATCTTCCCCTGCAGAGGGCCGGGATGAGGTAGACTGGGTTCTCGCAGACGAGCTCCTGGATGCCGATGTGAGGGTCGAAATACTTGCCCTTGGCCTTAAAGGGTTCCAGCTTCTTCATCTCCTCCAACATCTTGTAAGTTTCCTCTATGGCGTTGACACCGCTCTCCGGACAGGCGCCGTGGGCTTCTTTGCCGTCCACCTCGAAATACGCTTCTATGTTGCCGGCGTGGGCGATGTGAACCTCCAAGTCGGTCGGCTCGAGGACAACGGCCATCTTTGGCTTGTAGCGCTCCATAAAGAGCGCGCTTCCTCTCCCGCCGTGCTCCTCATCGCTGACGAAGACGATGCCGACGTTGAGGTCCTTTCCTTCCTTGCGGAGGTTCTCAAGCATGAGTAGTATCGCAGCGGCACCGCCCTTTATGTCGCTCGAGCCAGTTCCGTAGACGATGTTGCCCCTCACGAATGGCTCCGCGCGGATCGGTATCGTGTCGATGTGAACCTCGTAGAAGAGCTCGGCCTCAGGGTTCACGACGAGGTCTATTATCTGCCCGTCGCTCTCGATGTGGACGTCGTAGTCGAGCTTGTGGAGGAACTCCATGATATGGAGCATTATCCTGTCTTCCTCTCCGGAGGGGGAGGGTATTCTCAAAAGCTGAAGGAGTATCTCCTTCGCGCGCTCGGTTTTCATTTGGGTCACCTAATTCAAGTTCGCGGTTGAGTTTATAAACATCCCCTGCGTAAGCCGATGGGGCGATGAAGAGTTTAACCCCTCCCGACGGGGTTTGCTCCCCGTATGAGGAGGCGGTCCTCCTCGAGCCCCTTTTGGAGGTGAAAGCGTGAGGATAAGCTCCATCGAGGAGTTTCCCAGAAATATAGTGCCGGTTGAGGTTCCTCCACATACCGTAATGCTCAGGGGCGTAGGCTGGGACTCGAACGTTTACCTGGTGAGGGACGGTGGGGATGCCCTCATAGTGGACACCGGGACCGGCGTTAACTGGCACGTCTACGCCGAAATCTGGGAGAGGGAAGGCCTCCTCAACGGCGTTGAGAGGGTCACGATATTCAACACCCACGAACACTTCGACCACGTTGGCGGGAACGCGGTGCTAAAGAGATGGCTCGAAGATAGGGGAGTCGAGGTCCTCTTCGCCGCCCACGAAACGACGGCAAAAACACTGGAGAAGGGGGACGACTACGTGATCCTGGCATATTCCTACGGGAGGAGGTTCGAACCGCAGAAGGTTGACATTCACCTGAAGGATGGAGACGTGCTTAAAATCGGCTCCCTGGAGCTTGAGCTGATCCACACGCC encodes:
- a CDS encoding M20/M25/M40 family metallo-hydrolase; translation: MKTERAKEILLQLLRIPSPSGEEDRIMLHIMEFLHKLDYDVHIESDGQIIDLVVNPEAELFYEVHIDTIPIRAEPFVRGNIVYGTGSSDIKGGAAAILLMLENLRKEGKDLNVGIVFVSDEEHGGRGSALFMERYKPKMAVVLEPTDLEVHIAHAGNIEAYFEVDGKEAHGACPESGVNAIEETYKMLEEMKKLEPFKAKGKYFDPHIGIQELVCENPVYLIPALCRGRLEARLLPDQEVEDILDLLDPIFDEYTLKYEYTEIWDGYELEPDEEIVQLAKKAMEVTEIDEFGGMRSWTDAINFMYNGTRTIVFGPGNLDISHTKNEHIDVRDVVTASEFLKALNEIYGKAE
- a CDS encoding AAA family ATPase; this translates as MFTLFSTRPVRKEGELFGEAHKKAIEMLWEAIQNGEFVAVLGPRRVGKTSVINVFLNKYGSRFYYLYYDLAFGMGRGAISYTELTPVKLRIPQRKLEYSALLNLGIVKMDVRPGSIVEFQNAFLGLLRFLNKKGTKTIIVFDEAQVLPRFTPLNMLGLLQTISDSFENISVVLTGSMPGLLERMINPSGEKPFFARYVERINIERWNAEEGFEYLRRGLPSAEPEELREATTELSGVPGFLAYYGKLRTKGLSHSRALEETMNYAVRLWSEDLRNFIRIYHSPGYIVALKRVAKGPSSGTSTEEIITEVKAVLGLSEVRIKNILRNLVDAGLLLRPRRGRYVIPERPLRKAVLRFSLRTF
- a CDS encoding MBL fold metallo-hydrolase, coding for MRISSIEEFPRNIVPVEVPPHTVMLRGVGWDSNVYLVRDGGDALIVDTGTGVNWHVYAEIWEREGLLNGVERVTIFNTHEHFDHVGGNAVLKRWLEDRGVEVLFAAHETTAKTLEKGDDYVILAYSYGRRFEPQKVDIHLKDGDVLKIGSLELELIHTPGHTAGSSCLYLDDGETRIMFTGDTVFRGTVGRTDLPTGNGWKLQESLERLRDYDVDFGLPGHGWVIKEWGENIDEILGWL
- a CDS encoding AAA family ATPase; the protein is MLFNPKPKMRREELYDREEELSLIENSIEKGLPLVVLLGIRRLGKSSLLNVALNELSYRSVKIDARKVYSEFGSAPKEAIGKLILEGYLKGSTKERAKEALKSLKGVRIGGLGIELSVDRSVSLHEVLERIDTIGERFIIAIDEAQYLRFSNSRYAELIAWAMDELQNVSFILTGSEIGLLEDFLGLHDPESALFGRAHREIRLKRFERRQSRDFLRQGFEEIGLNVPEDEIEEAVGELDGIVGWLTLYGYNRYLGMSHREALNRLKEDARRLILAEFSALKKLSHRYELAMRAVANGKHRWKEIKETVELLEGKRIDDKNFSNVLNSLVRYGYLEKTVEGYFIPDPLVEHAFR
- a CDS encoding ATP-binding protein, with amino-acid sequence MQFIDREREMKVLEREWENRPSFVVLYGRRRVGKTRLLREFSRGRKTFFFTFPEAIKEVQMREFKRAIASFLGDELILKVETDNWLDLLNYLAGSVDGCLIVLDEFTYAIKSDRKILSDLQRVWDGVLSEKNVMLVISGSLLGMMWDDVLSHASPLYGRRTRSIHLKPLNYLNALKFFDDKTYGIKAYMLVGGIPPYLRLASRYSSVEEFIGEEFLSDYGLFYDEPYVILGEELRELKTYFSILRAIAEGNRRLERIANYLGLPARSVYPYLETLMRLGFVEKETPILGSRKVSLYKISDPVLLSWFLLVYPQMVDIASGTAKLDDLYRVFSVRFEDLAREFLLLKRPIEFETLGRWWFRGEEIDIVVLNGNTATLIEVKWKELSERDARGVLRELESKAKLVRFDGSFQFGIIARVIENKDGLREEGYLAWDLEDFF